Proteins from one Gimesia maris genomic window:
- a CDS encoding ROK family protein, giving the protein MSADSVETTSRYWAGFDLGGTKMLAKIFDSEYKTLGKKRRKTKGHTGVEMGLERMVQTIHQALEEASLTPSDLAGIGVGCPGPLELQAGIIFEAPNLGWYNAPVKDVLEKEFGCPVVICNDVDAGVYGEYRFGAGKGAQSVMGIFPGTGIGGGAVYRGQLIQGSISSCMEIGHIKVLLEGPECGCGQHGCLEVLASRLAISAAAAQAAYRGDAPVLRSMVGTDLSDIRSGILASAIKGGDESVKNIILRAAEYIGIAAGNLVHTFSPEIIVLGGGLVEAMPELIVPAVTEATRRNVMPTFKDSFKVVAAQLGDDSSVMGVAAWAQNVIQQNSSMRIETQV; this is encoded by the coding sequence GTTGAAACCACCAGCCGCTACTGGGCCGGATTCGACCTGGGTGGCACCAAAATGCTGGCCAAGATTTTTGACTCAGAATATAAAACCCTCGGAAAAAAACGGAGAAAAACCAAAGGTCATACAGGGGTCGAAATGGGGCTGGAACGCATGGTCCAGACGATTCATCAGGCTTTGGAAGAAGCCAGTTTGACCCCCTCCGACCTGGCAGGCATTGGAGTCGGTTGTCCCGGGCCCCTGGAACTGCAGGCGGGAATTATCTTCGAAGCCCCCAATCTGGGCTGGTATAACGCTCCCGTGAAAGACGTACTGGAAAAAGAATTCGGTTGTCCGGTTGTGATCTGTAACGATGTCGATGCCGGCGTCTATGGCGAATATCGTTTCGGCGCTGGCAAAGGTGCCCAGTCTGTCATGGGAATATTCCCGGGAACAGGCATTGGCGGTGGTGCCGTCTACCGTGGGCAACTGATCCAGGGCAGCATAAGTTCCTGCATGGAAATCGGACATATCAAAGTCCTTTTGGAAGGTCCCGAATGCGGGTGCGGGCAACATGGTTGCCTGGAAGTGCTGGCAAGTCGGCTGGCAATCTCTGCCGCGGCAGCACAGGCTGCTTACCGCGGTGATGCACCGGTCCTGCGTTCTATGGTAGGTACCGACCTGTCGGATATTCGCAGTGGTATCCTTGCATCGGCGATCAAAGGAGGTGACGAGAGTGTCAAGAATATCATCCTGCGGGCGGCGGAGTACATTGGAATCGCTGCCGGAAACCTCGTCCACACTTTTTCCCCGGAAATCATCGTCCTGGGAGGGGGCCTCGTAGAAGCCATGCCCGAATTGATTGTGCCGGCGGTGACCGAAGCCACCCGACGCAATGTGATGCCGACTTTCAAAGACTCATTCAAAGTCGTCGCCGCTCAACTGGGGGATGATTCCTCTGTCATGGGGGTTGCCGCCTGGGCCCAGAACGTCATTCAGCAAAACTCTTCGATGAGAATTGAAACGCAGGTATGA
- a CDS encoding Ppx/GppA phosphatase family protein → MNTKDSPPTEASPGSSRLESGTNQLIAVIDIGTGAIRMAIAEIKEDGSVYALERLSQAVTLGKDTFQTRNIQKSTMEECVRILKSYRRRLDEYQITRDDQIRVAATSAVREADNRLAFTDRIFIATGFEVSPLDEAEVNRITYQGIRPYLAAKPNLDEAQTIVTEIGGGTTELLLVQKGNVLFSGNYRLGALRLREMLKGYRVPLSKERTIMENQISRVIQQIVHEVPVDKSVKLVVLGGDVRFALAQLRPDDEIPDPGNSPDELDRLKVSELSKFTDKILQKDEDELVQEYHLSFTDAETLGPALLAYTKLAEAYQQKHIYVTKANFRDGLLKEMADQSNWSEEFNQQVLRSTIDFGKRFDFDETHAGHVAFLADKLFQSLQNEHKLDARNRLLLYIAAYLHEIGIYVNQRGYHKHSMYLISNGNLFGLGQTDLLLVALIARYHRRASPKATHPGYNTLDRVSRIAIAKMAAILRVADALDYSYSQRVQEIECEIDHGQLIISIPHVEDVSLEQIALVEKGPLFEEVFGLKVHLRKKQ, encoded by the coding sequence ATGAACACAAAAGATTCACCGCCGACTGAGGCATCTCCGGGTTCCAGTCGACTGGAGTCTGGTACAAATCAGCTGATTGCCGTCATCGATATCGGCACTGGCGCCATCCGTATGGCCATTGCTGAGATCAAAGAAGATGGCTCTGTCTATGCATTGGAACGTCTCTCCCAGGCAGTGACACTGGGAAAAGATACTTTTCAGACACGGAATATTCAGAAGTCGACGATGGAAGAGTGTGTACGCATCCTCAAAAGCTACCGTCGGCGACTGGATGAATATCAGATCACGCGCGACGATCAGATACGGGTGGCAGCCACCAGCGCGGTCCGGGAAGCGGACAATCGCCTCGCATTCACAGACCGCATTTTCATAGCAACCGGCTTCGAAGTCTCTCCCCTTGATGAAGCCGAAGTCAATCGAATTACTTACCAGGGAATTCGACCTTATCTGGCGGCTAAACCAAACCTGGATGAAGCACAAACGATCGTTACGGAAATTGGTGGAGGCACAACCGAACTGCTGCTTGTACAGAAAGGTAACGTCCTTTTCTCGGGAAACTATCGACTGGGCGCGTTGCGGCTGCGGGAAATGCTTAAGGGGTATCGTGTTCCTTTATCCAAGGAACGCACGATTATGGAGAATCAGATCTCACGTGTGATCCAGCAGATCGTTCACGAAGTACCCGTCGACAAATCCGTCAAACTGGTCGTCCTGGGAGGTGATGTCCGCTTTGCATTAGCACAACTCCGCCCGGATGATGAAATCCCGGATCCCGGCAACTCACCCGATGAACTGGATCGACTCAAGGTATCTGAGCTCAGCAAATTTACCGATAAAATCCTGCAGAAGGACGAAGACGAACTGGTCCAGGAATACCACCTGTCATTCACCGATGCAGAAACACTCGGGCCGGCACTGCTCGCCTATACCAAGCTGGCAGAAGCCTACCAACAGAAACACATTTACGTCACCAAAGCCAACTTTCGCGATGGGCTTTTGAAAGAAATGGCCGACCAGAGTAACTGGTCTGAAGAGTTCAATCAGCAGGTGCTTCGCTCCACGATTGACTTTGGAAAACGCTTTGATTTTGACGAAACACATGCCGGCCATGTTGCCTTTCTGGCGGACAAGCTGTTCCAGTCACTACAGAATGAACATAAACTTGACGCGCGGAATCGACTGTTACTGTATATCGCCGCCTACCTGCATGAAATCGGGATCTATGTCAATCAACGCGGCTATCACAAACATTCCATGTATCTGATCAGCAATGGTAATCTGTTTGGCCTCGGGCAGACCGATCTGCTGCTGGTCGCATTGATCGCCCGTTATCATCGCCGGGCTTCACCCAAAGCAACACACCCCGGATACAACACACTGGATCGTGTCAGCCGCATTGCCATCGCTAAAATGGCCGCCATCCTGCGGGTCGCTGATGCATTGGACTATTCCTACAGCCAGCGGGTTCAGGAGATTGAATGCGAGATTGACCACGGACAGTTGATTATCTCCATCCCCCATGTGGAAGACGTCTCGCTGGAACAAATCGCGCTCGTCGAAAAAGGTCCGCTGTTTGAAGAAGTGTTCGGGCTGAAAGTTCACTTGAGAAAGAAACAGTAA
- the ppk1 gene encoding polyphosphate kinase 1, producing MANKTANYFNRELSWLEFNQRVLDEAHDSEIPLLERLKFLAITSSNLDEFFMVRVGGLHLLQASGNKKADPSGMTPRETLDAVSLRAHQMMVEQYRCLLEEIEPPLAAAGFQRVNPQELSDSQRRIVEHVFRDEIYPVLTPMAVTSDMEFPYLVNHTLNLVVRLAPDDKGKEKGDHKPGEDRFAIIPFGRTEFRFITLPSEGGYQYLPMEDAICLFIEQYFQGEHVLESIPFRVTKNADVSLQDEFASDLLHQMEDMLDQRKQGDCIRLEIAESVSVETLEFLEQGLGVLDENVYRIPGPLDLTAFMRLTEISGFDAQKDASWPPQPPPEVNPRISMFENITHQDILLCHPYESFEPVVRLVEEAAVDPDVLAIKQILYRTSKHSPIVAALIRAAEQGKHVTAIVELKARFDEARNIEWAKNLEHAGVQVIYGVKGLKTHAKICCIIRREPHGIQRYLHFGTGNYNDATAKIYSDISYFTNDEVLASDAINFFNSITGYSIPQKYQKLEAAPISLRDKLLDLIHHETERKKQGQKARIVAKVNSLVDPEIIEALYAASEAGVKIKLNIRGICCLRPGVPKLSKNIEVVSIIDRFLEHARIFYFYHGGDERVFISSADWMPRNLDRRVELLVPIEEEKCQRKLVKILNSYFEDNAKARVLNSEGVYERITPNKEKNLVRCQQVLYEEAVTAVNQAEKAGRTVFEPHMAPEDQ from the coding sequence ATGGCCAACAAAACAGCGAATTACTTCAACCGGGAATTAAGCTGGCTGGAATTCAATCAGCGGGTACTGGATGAAGCTCATGATTCAGAAATCCCGTTACTGGAACGACTGAAATTTCTGGCCATCACCAGTTCTAACCTGGACGAATTCTTCATGGTGCGTGTGGGTGGTCTGCACCTGCTGCAGGCCAGTGGAAATAAAAAGGCCGATCCCTCAGGGATGACACCCCGTGAAACACTGGATGCGGTCAGCCTGCGTGCACATCAGATGATGGTGGAACAGTATCGGTGTTTACTCGAAGAAATTGAGCCTCCACTGGCAGCCGCCGGCTTTCAGCGCGTCAACCCACAGGAACTCTCTGATTCACAGCGGCGGATTGTCGAGCATGTTTTCCGGGATGAAATCTATCCCGTGCTCACACCGATGGCGGTGACTTCCGATATGGAATTCCCCTACCTGGTAAACCACACGTTGAACCTCGTCGTACGACTCGCCCCTGATGACAAAGGAAAGGAGAAAGGAGATCACAAACCGGGTGAAGACCGCTTTGCGATCATTCCTTTTGGCAGAACTGAATTCCGGTTCATTACCCTGCCCTCGGAAGGTGGCTACCAGTATCTGCCGATGGAAGATGCTATCTGCCTGTTTATCGAACAATATTTTCAAGGCGAGCATGTCCTGGAGAGTATCCCCTTTCGTGTGACCAAAAATGCAGATGTCAGCCTGCAGGACGAATTCGCATCTGACCTGTTGCATCAGATGGAAGACATGCTCGACCAGCGTAAGCAGGGGGACTGCATCCGACTGGAAATCGCGGAATCGGTTTCTGTGGAAACGCTGGAATTTCTGGAGCAGGGCCTGGGAGTCCTCGATGAAAATGTATACCGGATCCCTGGACCACTGGACCTGACGGCGTTTATGCGGTTGACAGAGATTTCAGGCTTTGATGCCCAGAAAGATGCCAGTTGGCCACCACAACCTCCCCCGGAGGTCAATCCTCGCATCAGCATGTTTGAAAACATCACCCATCAGGATATTCTGCTGTGTCATCCCTATGAAAGTTTTGAACCCGTTGTACGCCTGGTTGAGGAAGCAGCCGTAGACCCGGACGTGCTGGCAATCAAACAAATTCTGTATCGCACGAGTAAACACAGCCCGATTGTAGCTGCGTTGATTCGCGCCGCTGAACAGGGGAAACATGTCACCGCGATCGTGGAGCTCAAAGCCCGTTTTGATGAAGCGCGGAATATCGAATGGGCCAAAAACCTGGAACATGCCGGGGTGCAGGTCATCTACGGTGTGAAAGGTCTCAAGACACATGCCAAGATCTGTTGTATCATCCGTCGCGAACCGCACGGTATCCAACGCTACCTGCATTTCGGAACGGGGAACTACAATGATGCGACAGCAAAAATCTACAGTGATATCAGTTACTTCACCAATGACGAAGTGCTGGCGTCTGATGCGATCAACTTTTTCAATTCGATCACTGGTTATTCGATTCCGCAGAAGTATCAGAAGCTGGAAGCAGCCCCTATCAGCCTGCGGGATAAACTGCTTGATCTGATTCATCATGAAACCGAGCGAAAAAAACAGGGTCAGAAAGCCCGGATTGTGGCCAAGGTCAACTCCCTGGTCGACCCGGAAATCATCGAAGCACTGTATGCGGCTTCGGAAGCAGGTGTGAAGATCAAGCTCAATATTCGTGGCATCTGCTGCCTGCGTCCCGGTGTCCCAAAGCTCAGTAAAAATATCGAAGTTGTCAGCATTATCGATCGCTTCCTCGAACATGCGCGAATTTTTTACTTCTATCATGGCGGAGACGAACGCGTCTTTATCTCCAGTGCTGACTGGATGCCCCGCAACCTGGATCGCCGAGTCGAACTGCTTGTTCCCATTGAAGAAGAAAAATGTCAACGCAAGCTAGTCAAAATTCTCAACAGCTACTTTGAAGATAATGCCAAAGCGCGTGTCTTAAACAGTGAGGGAGTTTACGAGCGGATCACTCCCAACAAAGAAAAGAATCTGGTGCGCTGCCAGCAGGTGCTTTACGAAGAAGCCGTCACCGCTGTTAATCAGGCTGAAAAAGCAGGACGCACCGTCTTTGAACCACATATGGCTCCAGAAGATCAGTAA
- a CDS encoding Gfo/Idh/MocA family oxidoreductase: protein MSEVTRRSFLQTSAGAVAATSLLTGTARADVNSKIRVAVLGVNGRGKTHIKAIGEIEGADVVLLCDPDEQVLAKRAAEFEKKYGRKVETETDMRKVFDRDDIDVVTVATPNHWHSLATIWACQAGKDVYVEKPGSHNLFEGRKMIEAAKKYKRIVQHGVQLRSQPAIQEGVEHLRKGTIGDVYMARGLVFRWRPSIGHKPSEKAPSYLDWNLWQGPAQETDYSQRYVHYNWHWTWDYGNGDVGNQGVHETDMCLWGLDVKLPSQITAMGGKFLWDDDKVTPEVLSTNYFYPEENKMIQFEVRPWMTNDEGGASVGNIFYGSEGYMVVKGYNSYEIFLGRKGEPGPKNSGDDPVVPHFTNFLNAVRSRKAETLNGPVETAHTSSGIAHLGNIAFRLGRQLNFDPKTEQFVNDAEADKYLTREYREPFVVPNEV, encoded by the coding sequence ATGAGTGAGGTCACACGACGCAGCTTTCTCCAGACCAGTGCAGGGGCGGTGGCAGCCACTTCATTGTTGACTGGTACCGCGCGGGCAGATGTCAACAGTAAAATCAGAGTTGCCGTTCTGGGGGTGAATGGACGCGGTAAAACACATATTAAAGCGATTGGTGAAATCGAAGGCGCTGATGTGGTGCTGCTGTGTGATCCCGATGAACAGGTGCTTGCCAAGCGGGCCGCCGAGTTTGAAAAGAAATACGGTCGTAAGGTCGAAACCGAAACCGATATGCGAAAAGTCTTCGACCGCGATGACATTGATGTGGTAACGGTCGCGACGCCGAACCACTGGCATTCACTGGCAACCATCTGGGCCTGCCAGGCTGGTAAAGATGTGTATGTGGAAAAGCCAGGTTCCCATAATCTGTTTGAAGGCCGCAAAATGATTGAAGCGGCTAAGAAATACAAGCGGATTGTGCAACATGGCGTCCAGCTCCGCAGCCAGCCCGCGATTCAGGAAGGTGTCGAACACCTCCGCAAAGGAACGATTGGCGATGTTTATATGGCACGCGGCCTGGTGTTTCGCTGGCGTCCATCCATCGGCCACAAACCCAGTGAGAAAGCTCCCTCCTACCTCGACTGGAATCTCTGGCAGGGACCGGCGCAGGAAACCGATTATTCACAACGCTATGTTCATTACAACTGGCATTGGACCTGGGATTATGGCAATGGGGATGTCGGAAACCAGGGAGTCCATGAAACGGATATGTGCCTGTGGGGGCTGGATGTCAAGTTGCCTTCGCAGATTACCGCGATGGGAGGCAAGTTCCTCTGGGATGATGACAAGGTCACTCCCGAAGTGCTTTCCACCAATTACTTCTATCCTGAAGAAAATAAAATGATTCAGTTTGAAGTCCGTCCCTGGATGACCAACGATGAAGGGGGGGCCTCTGTAGGTAATATCTTCTACGGTTCAGAAGGGTACATGGTCGTGAAGGGGTATAACTCCTATGAGATCTTCCTGGGACGTAAAGGAGAACCGGGCCCTAAGAATAGTGGTGACGATCCCGTCGTTCCCCACTTCACAAACTTCCTGAATGCGGTTCGTTCTCGCAAGGCGGAAACTTTGAACGGTCCCGTTGAGACAGCACATACCAGCTCCGGTATTGCCCACCTGGGGAACATCGCCTTCCGGCTGGGGCGTCAGTTAAACTTCGATCCCAAGACGGAACAGTTTGTCAACGATGCAGAAGCAGATAAATATCTGACCCGCGAGTACCGCGAGCCATTTGTGGTACCTAACGAAGTCTGA
- a CDS encoding response regulator, with protein MKVLVVDEVGYTCYVHTRLLEELGYQVICASSGFEALSILEMDSEIKIMFSELVMRELDGLELFLKVQKQERYNDDGQLDSPMFFLLTSLQQGNQSHSRQLERLELAKKLGITGVIYKTRDRDELKQAFGESLKTALGALSESAPLDIHSPAQHLCETITEIIESKNLDAAEEFYDLIKSQTEYLVYFIENSQKQIETA; from the coding sequence ATGAAAGTGCTTGTCGTCGATGAAGTGGGATATACCTGCTACGTGCATACCAGACTGCTTGAGGAACTGGGGTATCAGGTCATCTGTGCCTCTTCCGGTTTTGAAGCACTCTCGATTCTGGAGATGGACAGTGAAATTAAAATCATGTTCTCCGAACTTGTAATGCGGGAACTGGATGGACTGGAACTGTTCCTTAAGGTTCAGAAGCAGGAACGGTATAATGACGACGGGCAACTGGATTCACCCATGTTCTTCCTGCTCACATCACTTCAACAGGGTAATCAGTCCCACAGTCGTCAGCTGGAACGCCTGGAACTGGCCAAGAAGCTGGGCATCACAGGAGTCATTTACAAAACCCGTGACCGGGATGAATTAAAACAGGCTTTTGGCGAAAGTTTGAAAACGGCTCTAGGAGCACTCTCCGAGTCCGCTCCGCTTGATATCCATTCACCGGCACAACACCTCTGTGAAACCATTACAGAGATCATTGAATCAAAAAACCTGGATGCAGCAGAAGAGTTTTATGATCTGATCAAATCCCAGACAGAATATCTGGTATACTTTATCGAGAATTCTCAGAAACAGATCGAGACCGCATAA
- a CDS encoding PIG-L deacetylase family protein: MADQKTLLAIGAHFDDCVYGVPGIMLQAVAKNYRVVQLILIGDYSNWPPTKGREKEFRNSVTKIASEYGVETRYLDFASHQYDTNAETKQKVAAAVYEIKPDIALQLWEYDHHHDHTVASQLSKIALNHGGRVLNEDRFRGPRTIYHYDNGPGHTIGFEPDTFVDVTEYWQKSMEWLGRYMALQRNIKYDPSQTNGALQGKETLARYRGQTCRVKYAEALWAPRKQPVNIL; this comes from the coding sequence ATGGCTGATCAGAAAACACTGCTGGCGATAGGTGCGCACTTTGATGATTGCGTTTATGGAGTCCCCGGCATCATGCTCCAGGCTGTTGCCAAAAATTACCGCGTGGTACAGCTCATTCTCATTGGGGACTACAGTAACTGGCCTCCCACCAAAGGGCGGGAAAAAGAATTCCGCAACTCCGTGACAAAGATCGCCAGCGAATATGGCGTCGAAACCCGGTATCTGGACTTCGCCTCACATCAGTACGACACAAACGCAGAAACCAAACAGAAAGTTGCCGCCGCAGTTTACGAGATCAAACCAGACATCGCACTTCAGCTCTGGGAATATGATCATCACCACGATCACACGGTCGCATCGCAGCTGAGCAAAATTGCATTGAATCATGGCGGACGCGTATTGAATGAAGACCGTTTCCGGGGACCGCGGACCATTTATCATTACGACAACGGTCCAGGCCACACCATCGGCTTCGAACCGGACACCTTTGTGGATGTCACCGAATACTGGCAGAAATCCATGGAATGGCTGGGGCGCTATATGGCATTACAGAGAAATATCAAATACGATCCTTCTCAGACAAACGGTGCCCTGCAGGGGAAAGAAACCCTGGCCCGCTATCGCGGACAAACGTGCCGCGTTAAATACGCCGAAGCACTCTGGGCGCCCCGCAAGCAACCTGTCAACATACTTTAG
- a CDS encoding DinB family protein: MSIAEHIKSSLQLPTFVVNGYLEDLTDADLLVRPAEKSNHINWQLGHLIQSEQFHTSQVCPDVAPELPAGFKERYTKETVSSDNPADFLSKAELVELMHKQREATLNALSKFSDEELMQPAPESVSYLGPTVGCVFAGEATHWMMHAGQWSVIRRILGKPPLF; encoded by the coding sequence ATGAGCATCGCTGAACATATCAAGTCCTCTCTCCAACTCCCTACCTTTGTAGTAAACGGGTATCTCGAAGACCTGACGGACGCCGACCTGCTGGTGCGTCCCGCAGAAAAATCCAACCACATCAACTGGCAGCTAGGACATCTGATTCAAAGCGAACAGTTCCATACGTCACAGGTCTGCCCTGACGTGGCACCAGAGCTTCCCGCCGGTTTCAAAGAGCGTTACACAAAAGAGACCGTGTCCAGTGACAATCCTGCCGACTTCCTCAGTAAAGCAGAACTGGTGGAACTGATGCACAAACAACGCGAAGCCACTCTCAACGCTCTGTCGAAGTTCAGTGATGAAGAACTGATGCAGCCTGCTCCGGAATCGGTCAGTTACCTCGGCCCCACAGTGGGATGTGTTTTTGCAGGTGAAGCCACGCACTGGATGATGCACGCCGGTCAATGGTCGGTTATCAGACGCATTCTCGGTAAACCGCCGCTATTTTAA
- a CDS encoding globin, translating into MSPLSVEELFDHLGESQLEQLVAAFYRGVRSDEILSPMYPADDLDGAEYRLKEFLVYRLGGPQRYLTERGHPALRMRHAPFAIDQSARDRWMELMTAAMQEVELPDEIRQTLEPFFDQMATFLINR; encoded by the coding sequence ATGAGCCCGCTTTCGGTAGAAGAACTGTTTGATCACTTGGGAGAATCACAGTTGGAACAACTGGTCGCCGCATTTTATCGTGGCGTCCGCAGCGACGAGATCCTCAGCCCGATGTACCCGGCTGACGATCTGGACGGGGCAGAGTATCGGCTGAAGGAATTCCTGGTGTATCGACTGGGTGGGCCACAACGTTACCTGACAGAACGGGGACATCCGGCCCTGCGAATGCGGCACGCCCCGTTCGCCATTGATCAGAGTGCCCGTGACCGCTGGATGGAACTCATGACCGCCGCCATGCAGGAAGTCGAACTGCCTGACGAAATCAGACAGACTCTCGAACCGTTCTTTGATCAGATGGCAACCTTTCTGATCAATCGATAA
- a CDS encoding HIT domain-containing protein produces the protein MNLDERLKTDCHIVCELEQSTLLLLNNSLVDWLILVPHCEEIELTNLPFSQQTSILSEVNLVARFIQQTCAPDKLNIATLGNVVSQLHIHVIGRKHSDPYWPAPVWGQPQTEPYTEKQVQQIKDRFTAFLNSANHQIS, from the coding sequence ATGAATCTGGACGAACGACTCAAAACGGACTGTCACATTGTATGCGAACTCGAACAATCGACTCTACTACTGTTGAACAACTCACTGGTCGACTGGTTGATCCTGGTTCCGCATTGTGAAGAGATCGAACTGACCAACCTGCCATTCTCCCAGCAGACATCCATTCTCAGCGAAGTCAATCTTGTTGCCCGTTTCATTCAGCAGACCTGTGCACCTGACAAACTGAATATCGCCACACTGGGAAACGTCGTCAGCCAGTTGCATATCCATGTGATTGGCAGAAAGCATAGCGATCCTTACTGGCCTGCCCCGGTCTGGGGACAGCCACAAACTGAACCTTACACGGAAAAACAGGTGCAGCAGATTAAAGATCGATTTACAGCATTTCTCAATTCAGCAAATCACCAGATAAGTTAA
- a CDS encoding Gfo/Idh/MocA family protein, with the protein MTSQPLRIGILGLIHDHVWDHLPQLQHSDNAELVAAFDTNQPLRERIQAEYSCPAYATAEELFASHELDGVYIFSSNQEGAELALQALNRGLPVMIEKPMAANFAQAEQMLETARAQGVCLMVNWPFAWWPQMQHAVNSALAGEIGNLWQVRYRAAHAGPKELGCSDYFCEWLFDPARNGGGAMMDYCCYGCVLASCLMGIPESILASGGAYRTEPLGVEDNAIIVMNYPEGMATAEGSWSQVGKLTAYATAMYGSKGTYIVEPQKKGRLMLATADQPEGAEVKVQCPVLSLQTATEHFAHCVRTRETPWGLCAPETSLEAQRILEAGMQQLKS; encoded by the coding sequence ATGACATCTCAACCACTGCGTATTGGAATTCTGGGACTGATCCACGATCATGTCTGGGACCATCTGCCTCAACTGCAACATTCAGACAACGCGGAACTGGTTGCCGCGTTTGATACGAATCAGCCGCTTCGAGAGCGAATTCAGGCAGAATACAGTTGCCCCGCGTATGCTACTGCGGAGGAGCTGTTTGCCAGTCATGAACTGGATGGCGTCTATATCTTCAGCAGTAATCAAGAGGGAGCAGAGCTGGCGCTCCAGGCGTTGAACCGCGGCCTGCCGGTCATGATCGAAAAACCGATGGCCGCCAACTTCGCGCAGGCAGAACAGATGCTGGAAACCGCCCGTGCGCAGGGAGTCTGCCTGATGGTAAACTGGCCTTTTGCCTGGTGGCCTCAGATGCAGCATGCTGTCAATTCTGCCCTGGCGGGTGAGATTGGTAATCTCTGGCAGGTCAGGTATCGCGCCGCGCATGCAGGACCGAAAGAACTTGGCTGCAGCGATTATTTTTGTGAATGGTTATTTGACCCTGCGCGCAATGGTGGCGGCGCGATGATGGATTACTGCTGTTATGGCTGTGTTCTGGCCAGCTGTCTGATGGGTATTCCGGAATCCATTCTGGCGAGTGGGGGAGCATACCGAACCGAACCTCTGGGAGTCGAAGACAACGCCATCATCGTGATGAATTATCCTGAAGGAATGGCGACTGCTGAAGGCTCCTGGTCGCAAGTGGGCAAACTGACGGCCTACGCCACCGCCATGTATGGTTCCAAGGGAACCTATATTGTGGAACCGCAGAAAAAAGGGCGTTTGATGCTGGCGACTGCCGATCAGCCGGAAGGGGCGGAAGTCAAAGTTCAATGCCCGGTTTTATCATTACAGACCGCCACCGAACACTTCGCCCATTGCGTCCGGACCAGAGAAACTCCCTGGGGGCTATGTGCTCCGGAAACAAGCCTGGAAGCACAGCGGATTCTGGAAGCGGGCATGCAACAGCTTAAGTCGTGA
- a CDS encoding cupin domain-containing protein gives MSPSHAKAGEVLTVAPLGSALESTKTTTLVKTDDLEIIRLIIKAGNSLPSHSAPGVLTVQCLEGHVRFKCMGEDHDLKAGQLIYLPHAETHAVECVESAALLLTIVPSHSKKPPLNRVDEASDESFPASDPPAWTGVKGS, from the coding sequence ATGTCACCGTCGCATGCAAAAGCGGGCGAAGTTCTTACTGTCGCCCCTCTCGGATCTGCTCTGGAGTCGACAAAAACAACGACCCTGGTCAAGACAGATGATCTGGAGATCATCCGTCTGATCATCAAAGCAGGGAATTCCCTACCCAGTCATTCCGCTCCCGGCGTTTTAACGGTCCAATGCCTGGAAGGTCATGTCCGTTTTAAATGCATGGGAGAAGATCATGATCTGAAAGCAGGTCAACTGATTTATCTGCCTCATGCGGAAACACACGCAGTGGAGTGTGTCGAATCAGCGGCGCTACTGTTGACGATTGTTCCTTCTCACTCCAAAAAACCACCACTCAATAGAGTTGACGAAGCCTCTGATGAATCGTTCCCGGCAAGCGATCCTCCCGCCTGGACCGGAGTAAAAGGTTCCTGA